The Streptomyces sp. NBC_00691 genome has a segment encoding these proteins:
- a CDS encoding sodium/solute symporter, with translation MTGFSSEAQTMSLIAFIAVITVTLLLCVMTGPDRDDLGDFYTGYRSLSPVQSGLAIAGDYISAGTVLGTIGIIALVGYDGVTLALSTVLSLVLMMFLLAEPLRNAGRFTIGDVLTRRLPGPAVRIVTAAVTLTALLPLVVFQLAGAGDLLSVVLGFDSDGFKTGAIVFLGLLMIAYAAIGGMKGTAFIQIVKTVALLGASLAIAVLILNRFDFSLPSLLDAAKRGSGAGDAYLAAGLQFGGNELDMISTQLTVVLGAAVLPHITMRMFTARSAAAVRRSMSWAVSTVVVTCLLIAVIGFGAAAIVGHQGIVAGDPQGKTAFLMVSQAIMGAEQATVETLLFTAVATAVFLTLLASVAGITLACANSLAHDLITHGLRRKARLKGSAEMAIARIAAAGVGLVAIAIAAGARHLNLQALLTLSFCIGASAVAPALIYSLFWRRYSRTGLLCTLVVGSASALILMTGSNLVSGSPQAIFPDQDFNWFPFTTSGILSAPLGFLAGWLGTVLRERDPADQHMRYEAVEETILAGTPAGNDTSPY, from the coding sequence ATGACCGGCTTCAGCTCCGAGGCGCAGACCATGTCGCTGATCGCGTTCATCGCGGTCATCACCGTCACACTGCTGCTCTGCGTGATGACCGGCCCCGACCGTGACGACCTGGGCGATTTCTACACCGGCTACCGCTCGCTCTCCCCCGTGCAGAGCGGCCTCGCGATCGCCGGCGACTACATCTCCGCCGGCACCGTGCTCGGCACGATCGGCATCATCGCGCTCGTCGGCTACGACGGCGTGACACTCGCCCTGAGCACCGTGCTCTCGCTGGTCCTGATGATGTTCCTGCTGGCCGAACCGCTGCGCAACGCCGGCCGGTTCACGATCGGCGACGTCCTCACCCGGCGTCTCCCCGGCCCCGCCGTGCGGATCGTCACGGCCGCGGTCACCCTGACCGCACTGCTGCCGCTGGTGGTCTTCCAGCTCGCGGGCGCGGGCGATCTCCTCTCCGTCGTCCTCGGCTTCGACTCCGACGGCTTCAAGACCGGGGCGATCGTGTTCCTGGGCCTGCTGATGATCGCGTACGCGGCGATCGGCGGCATGAAGGGCACCGCCTTCATCCAGATCGTCAAGACCGTCGCCCTGCTCGGCGCGTCCCTCGCGATCGCCGTCCTCATCCTCAACCGCTTCGACTTCAGCCTGCCCTCCCTGCTGGACGCCGCCAAGCGCGGCAGCGGAGCGGGAGACGCCTACCTCGCCGCCGGTCTGCAGTTCGGCGGCAACGAACTCGACATGATCAGCACTCAGCTGACGGTCGTGCTCGGCGCCGCGGTGCTGCCACACATCACCATGCGCATGTTCACCGCGCGCAGTGCGGCAGCCGTGCGGCGCTCGATGTCCTGGGCCGTGTCGACCGTCGTCGTGACCTGTCTGCTGATCGCCGTGATCGGCTTCGGGGCGGCGGCGATCGTCGGCCACCAGGGGATCGTCGCCGGTGACCCGCAGGGCAAGACGGCGTTCCTCATGGTCAGCCAGGCCATCATGGGGGCGGAGCAGGCGACCGTCGAGACCCTGCTGTTCACGGCGGTGGCGACAGCCGTCTTCCTCACTCTGCTGGCCTCGGTCGCCGGGATCACCCTCGCCTGCGCCAACTCCCTCGCGCACGACCTCATCACGCACGGGCTGCGCCGCAAGGCGCGACTGAAGGGCTCCGCGGAGATGGCCATCGCCCGGATCGCCGCGGCGGGCGTCGGGCTCGTGGCGATCGCGATCGCCGCCGGCGCACGGCACCTGAACCTTCAGGCACTGCTCACCCTGTCGTTCTGCATCGGCGCCTCCGCGGTCGCACCGGCACTCATCTACAGCCTCTTCTGGCGCCGCTACTCCCGAACGGGACTGCTCTGCACCCTCGTCGTGGGCAGCGCCTCCGCGTTGATCCTCATGACCGGCAGCAACCTGGTGTCCGGATCGCCGCAGGCGATCTTCCCGGACCAGGACTTCAACTGGTTCCCGTTCACCACGTCGGGCATCCTCTCGGCCCCGCTGGGCTTCCTCGCGGGCTGGCTCGGCACGGTGCTCCGCGAACGTGACCCGGCCGACCAGCACATGCGGTACGAAGCGGTGGAGGAGACGATCCTGGCCGGCACCCCCGCGGGGAACGACACCTCCCCGTACTGA
- a CDS encoding acyl-CoA dehydrogenase family protein has protein sequence MHLAYTPAQNSLRAELRAYFAELVPEDVHTRYADPAAQKRFYRETVRRLGADGWLGVGWPAEYGGRGLTPMEQFIFFDEAAQAGVPLPLMALNTVGPTIMGFGTDEQKAYFLPRILSGEIDFAIGYSEPDAGTDLAALKTRAVREGDEATGTYTVNGQKIWTTNGDTADWVWLAVRTDPDAPPHKGITMLLVPTSDPGYSCTIINTLASHDTTASYYDNIEVPASRRVGEENRGWRLITNQLNHERVTLAAHGTMAIRALHDVQHWAAATPLADGRRVIDLPWVRRTLARTHARLDAMKLLNWQMVNAVQNGTLTPQDASAVKVYGSEARRDAYAALMEVVGAAGALKEGSAGAVLHGELERGYRSAVIFTFGGGNNEIQREIISWIGLGMPRVRR, from the coding sequence ATGCACCTCGCATACACGCCCGCTCAGAACAGCCTGCGCGCCGAGCTGCGTGCGTACTTCGCCGAGCTGGTCCCCGAAGACGTCCACACCCGCTACGCGGACCCGGCGGCGCAGAAGCGCTTCTACCGGGAGACCGTGCGCCGGCTCGGCGCCGACGGCTGGCTCGGGGTCGGCTGGCCGGCCGAGTACGGCGGCCGGGGGCTGACCCCGATGGAACAGTTCATCTTCTTCGACGAGGCCGCGCAGGCGGGCGTACCCCTGCCGCTCATGGCGCTGAACACCGTCGGACCGACGATCATGGGCTTCGGCACCGACGAGCAGAAGGCGTACTTCCTGCCGCGGATCCTCTCCGGCGAGATCGACTTCGCCATCGGCTACAGCGAGCCCGACGCGGGCACGGACCTCGCAGCCCTCAAGACCCGCGCGGTCCGGGAGGGGGACGAGGCCACCGGTACGTACACCGTGAACGGGCAGAAGATCTGGACCACCAACGGCGACACCGCCGACTGGGTCTGGCTCGCGGTCCGCACCGACCCGGACGCCCCGCCGCACAAGGGCATCACGATGCTGCTCGTCCCGACGAGCGACCCCGGCTACTCCTGCACGATCATCAACACCCTCGCCTCGCACGACACCACGGCCAGCTACTACGACAACATCGAGGTCCCCGCGTCGCGCCGGGTCGGCGAGGAGAACAGGGGCTGGCGCCTCATCACCAACCAGCTCAACCACGAGCGCGTCACCCTCGCCGCCCACGGCACGATGGCGATCCGCGCGCTCCACGACGTCCAGCACTGGGCCGCCGCCACCCCGCTCGCCGACGGCCGGCGCGTCATCGACCTGCCCTGGGTCCGGCGCACCCTGGCCCGCACCCACGCCCGGCTCGACGCGATGAAACTCCTCAACTGGCAGATGGTGAACGCGGTCCAGAACGGCACCCTCACCCCCCAGGACGCCTCCGCCGTGAAGGTCTACGGCTCCGAGGCCCGCCGCGACGCCTACGCGGCCCTCATGGAGGTCGTCGGCGCGGCGGGCGCCCTCAAGGAGGGCTCGGCGGGCGCGGTCCTCCACGGCGAACTGGAACGCGGCTACCGCTCCGCCGTCATCTTCACCTTCGGCGGCGGCAACAACGAGATCCAGCGCGAGATCATCTCCTGGATCGGCCTCGGCATGCCCCGCGTCCGCCGGTAG
- a CDS encoding FAD-binding oxidoreductase, giving the protein MGKLSNDQLRERVRGTVVTAEDDAYDEARTVHNAMIDRRPAVVVRCVNAGDVMAAVDFARENGLDLAVRGGAHSVPGFGTCDDGVVADLSGMRGVRVDPVRRTARAEGGATWGDVNAATYPFGLAVTGGIISTTGVGGLTLGGGIGYLARGLGLSCDNLVSADVVTADGRFLVADEEQNADLFWALRGGGGNFGAVTSFEYRLAPVKDIYGGPMLFELEDAATVVRSFAEYIADAPEQLGGFPAFQIAPPLPFIPEDRHGDTFALVVACWAGPLDEGERALRPLHDFAPVVAEHVGPMPYPALNSAFDALVPPGLQHYWKANFVTELTDAAIAAHVEHAAGLPAVNSTVHIYPINGACHRVAPDATAFAYRDASFATVIAGMWPDPTANEANTAWVRDYYEATAPHSEEGGYINFMADDDRGRIRANYGANYDRLVEVKRTYDPDNLFHLNQNIEP; this is encoded by the coding sequence ATGGGCAAGCTCTCGAACGACCAGCTGCGCGAACGGGTACGCGGGACGGTCGTCACGGCCGAGGACGACGCCTACGACGAGGCGCGCACGGTACACAACGCCATGATCGACAGGAGACCTGCCGTCGTCGTGCGCTGCGTCAACGCGGGCGACGTCATGGCCGCGGTCGACTTCGCCCGCGAGAACGGGCTCGATCTCGCGGTGCGGGGCGGCGCGCACAGCGTGCCAGGCTTCGGGACCTGCGACGACGGCGTCGTGGCCGATCTCTCCGGCATGCGGGGAGTCCGGGTCGACCCCGTGCGGCGGACGGCCCGCGCGGAGGGCGGGGCGACGTGGGGCGACGTGAACGCGGCGACCTACCCCTTCGGCCTCGCCGTCACCGGCGGGATCATCTCCACCACCGGCGTCGGCGGCCTCACCCTCGGCGGCGGCATCGGCTATCTGGCCCGTGGACTCGGCCTGAGCTGCGACAACCTCGTCTCGGCCGATGTGGTGACCGCGGACGGCCGGTTCCTCGTCGCCGACGAGGAGCAGAACGCCGACCTGTTCTGGGCCCTGCGCGGAGGCGGCGGCAACTTCGGCGCCGTGACCTCGTTCGAGTACCGGCTCGCCCCCGTCAAGGACATCTACGGCGGACCGATGCTCTTCGAACTGGAGGACGCGGCCACCGTCGTACGCTCCTTCGCCGAGTACATCGCCGACGCGCCGGAGCAACTGGGCGGGTTCCCCGCCTTCCAGATCGCCCCGCCGCTCCCGTTCATCCCGGAGGACCGGCACGGGGACACCTTCGCCCTGGTCGTGGCCTGCTGGGCGGGACCGCTCGACGAGGGCGAGCGCGCGCTGCGGCCCCTCCACGACTTCGCGCCGGTGGTCGCCGAGCACGTCGGGCCCATGCCGTACCCGGCGCTCAACAGCGCCTTCGACGCACTCGTGCCGCCCGGCCTCCAGCACTACTGGAAGGCCAACTTCGTGACCGAACTGACCGACGCGGCGATCGCGGCGCACGTCGAGCACGCCGCGGGGCTGCCCGCCGTGAACTCCACGGTCCACATCTACCCCATCAACGGCGCCTGCCACCGCGTCGCCCCCGACGCCACCGCCTTCGCCTACCGGGACGCCTCGTTCGCCACCGTCATCGCCGGCATGTGGCCCGACCCCACCGCCAACGAGGCCAACACCGCCTGGGTCCGCGACTACTACGAGGCCACCGCGCCGCACTCCGAGGAGGGCGGCTACATCAACTTCATGGCCGACGACGACCGGGGCCGGATCAGAGCCAACTACGGGGCGAACTACGACCGCCTCGTCGAGGTCAAGCGGACCTACGACCCGGACAACCTGTTCCACCTGAACCAGAACATCGAGCCCTGA
- a CDS encoding oxygenase MpaB family protein, which translates to MHSDPVMWIAGVRALWLQALHPVAVRGVMINSSFRKDPWGRLMRTADFVGTLSYGTTEAAEAAGARVRRIHRLLGVDDPELLLWVHCAETDSYLAVARRSGIRLTDAQADRYVDEHRTSARLVGLDPATAPGSTAALAAYFETVRPRLEAGPDARTVEDFLRRPPVKPVLVPAREVIWRRVAALAYDTLPPYAHALYGRPAPPPETVTRRLATTADLLRRIPARLRWRLPPRHILRAMDRLGPGTRPDPYTYPAPYPLSEPAAILEEPEKA; encoded by the coding sequence ATGCACAGCGACCCGGTCATGTGGATCGCGGGGGTGCGGGCGTTGTGGCTGCAGGCGCTGCACCCCGTCGCCGTGCGCGGTGTCATGATCAACAGCAGCTTCCGGAAGGATCCCTGGGGGCGGCTCATGCGGACCGCGGACTTCGTCGGGACCCTGAGCTACGGGACCACCGAGGCCGCCGAAGCCGCCGGGGCCCGGGTACGCCGCATCCACCGGCTGCTCGGCGTGGACGACCCGGAGCTGCTGCTCTGGGTGCACTGCGCCGAGACCGACTCGTACCTGGCGGTCGCACGCCGCTCGGGCATCCGCCTCACCGACGCCCAGGCCGACCGGTACGTCGACGAACACCGCACCTCGGCGCGGCTCGTCGGGCTGGATCCGGCCACCGCGCCCGGATCCACCGCCGCGCTCGCCGCCTACTTCGAGACCGTACGGCCCCGGCTGGAGGCCGGCCCGGACGCCCGTACCGTCGAGGACTTCCTGCGCCGGCCGCCGGTGAAACCCGTCCTGGTACCGGCGCGCGAGGTGATCTGGCGGCGCGTCGCGGCGCTCGCGTACGACACTCTGCCTCCCTACGCCCACGCGCTCTACGGCCGCCCCGCGCCGCCGCCGGAGACCGTCACCCGCCGCCTCGCCACCACGGCCGACCTGCTGCGCCGCATCCCGGCCCGCCTGCGCTGGCGCCTCCCGCCCCGCCACATCCTCCGCGCCATGGACCGGCTCGGCCCGGGCACGCGGCCCGACCCTTACACGTACCCCGCCCCGTACCCACTGTCCGAACCGGCGGCCATACTGGAGGAGCCGGAAAAGGCGTAG
- the ppnP gene encoding pyrimidine/purine nucleoside phosphorylase, with protein sequence MFTVNEYFDGTVKSIAFTQEQGPATIGVMAPGEYEFGTAAAEIMHVVSGALTVRLPGAEAWETFEAGDHFKVPGDSRFQLRVAVETAYLCEYR encoded by the coding sequence ATGTTTACGGTCAACGAGTACTTCGACGGCACGGTCAAGTCGATCGCGTTCACGCAGGAGCAGGGCCCTGCGACCATCGGCGTCATGGCTCCCGGGGAGTACGAGTTCGGCACCGCCGCCGCGGAGATCATGCACGTGGTCAGCGGCGCGCTGACGGTGCGGCTGCCGGGCGCAGAGGCGTGGGAGACCTTCGAGGCCGGGGACCACTTCAAGGTCCCCGGCGACAGCCGGTTCCAGCTGCGGGTCGCGGTGGAGACCGCGTACCTCTGCGAGTACCGCTGA
- a CDS encoding DUF485 domain-containing protein — translation MPQGWDSVSQPWDASPRQPRPPAATDDRDDLRRLGSAYRRLRRVATFTALGYFVVFLLLSGFAPSLMTGSITGGLTTGVVLGLLQLPVALVAIVVYERTARTHVDPLAAEIRERAEQAAAAAAPRPERQGRPGRPVWQQPTGGARA, via the coding sequence TTGCCGCAGGGCTGGGACTCCGTGTCGCAGCCCTGGGACGCGTCCCCGCGTCAGCCGCGGCCGCCCGCCGCCACCGACGACCGTGACGATCTGCGCCGGCTCGGATCGGCCTACCGCAGGCTCCGCCGCGTCGCCACCTTCACCGCGCTCGGCTACTTCGTCGTCTTCCTTCTGCTGTCCGGTTTCGCCCCCTCGCTGATGACCGGCAGCATCACCGGTGGTCTCACCACCGGTGTGGTCCTGGGCCTCCTCCAGCTGCCCGTCGCGCTGGTCGCGATCGTGGTGTACGAGCGGACCGCGCGCACACACGTCGACCCGCTCGCCGCGGAGATCCGCGAACGCGCCGAGCAGGCGGCCGCGGCTGCCGCGCCCCGGCCGGAACGCCAGGGTCGTCCCGGGCGTCCCGTGTGGCAGCAGCCCACCGGAGGTGCGCGCGCATGA